The following are encoded together in the Arcobacter aquimarinus genome:
- a CDS encoding RNB domain-containing ribonuclease, with the protein MLKELFKKIQTNNNNYTDEELGAIKRFLKDEIIIINNDNYELNSKYKVATVKIGKNLVILEDLVSELKNIKIEFEDLNGAYDGDLVLAKRVFNPRSKTKAKIIKILDGKKAEILVYIKDKAFFTVKENIKIENKNALKYEDGDVLIIDNKSFELIKNVGNIKDSKIDEFISLYLYEETYRLEKHLDIVANMDDKKQRVDLRELPFCTIDPNSAKDHDDAIYFDKKENVLYVAIADVSYFVKEGSPLDLLAFKKSTSIYLPTKVLPMLPPILSEEMCSLKEGVDRYSYVFKMYLDLENFNVKKAELFEAIINSHKNFSYGRIDRVIDGHLDQYSKLEKEIFDYLIPLYEITKKFRKNRLIKGYDFRTSENRLKLKNGKLESIEVETSTASHQLVEECMLLANIEASKKVNKIGIYRIHEEPPFKAISKLVDDVNILGVNVKLQSDVHDTITHIQQKAKISMMGSEIDELIIQAQTQAKYSSKNLGHFGLGFSSYSHFTSPIRRYSDLVLHRILKTKQTPNNIDDICEHISLNERKVDQLVWDFEDRVYARWAASHIEEEIKVKVVDTQKAKAVCYEKIVGMKVVLENYKGQKLFSKMKVKIKSANIITKVIIATII; encoded by the coding sequence TTGCTAAAAGAGCTTTTTAAAAAAATTCAAACAAATAATAATAACTATACAGATGAAGAGTTAGGGGCTATAAAAAGATTTTTAAAAGATGAAATAATTATCATAAACAATGATAATTATGAGTTAAATTCAAAATATAAAGTTGCTACAGTAAAAATTGGAAAAAATTTAGTAATTCTTGAAGATTTAGTAAGTGAATTAAAAAATATAAAAATTGAGTTTGAAGATTTAAATGGAGCATATGATGGAGATTTGGTTTTAGCAAAAAGAGTATTTAATCCAAGAAGTAAAACAAAAGCAAAAATTATAAAAATTTTAGATGGCAAAAAAGCAGAGATTTTAGTTTATATAAAAGATAAAGCATTTTTTACAGTAAAAGAAAATATTAAAATAGAGAATAAAAATGCTCTAAAATATGAAGATGGTGATGTTTTAATTATAGATAACAAATCTTTTGAGTTAATAAAAAATGTTGGAAATATAAAAGATTCAAAAATAGATGAATTTATCTCTTTGTATTTATATGAAGAAACTTATAGATTAGAAAAGCATTTAGATATTGTTGCAAATATGGATGACAAAAAACAAAGAGTAGATTTAAGAGAGCTTCCATTTTGTACGATTGACCCAAATAGTGCAAAAGACCATGACGATGCAATTTATTTTGATAAAAAAGAAAATGTTTTATATGTAGCTATTGCAGATGTTTCATATTTTGTAAAAGAGGGTAGTCCGCTAGACTTATTGGCTTTTAAGAAATCAACTTCAATTTATTTACCTACAAAAGTTTTACCTATGCTTCCTCCAATTTTAAGTGAAGAGATGTGTTCACTAAAAGAAGGAGTAGATAGATATTCTTATGTTTTTAAAATGTATTTGGATTTGGAAAATTTTAATGTGAAAAAAGCTGAATTATTTGAAGCAATTATAAATTCTCATAAAAATTTCTCTTATGGAAGAATTGATAGAGTGATAGATGGACATTTAGACCAATATTCAAAACTTGAAAAAGAGATATTTGATTATCTAATTCCATTATATGAAATCACTAAGAAGTTTAGAAAAAATAGACTTATTAAAGGTTATGATTTTAGAACAAGTGAAAATAGATTAAAACTGAAAAATGGAAAACTTGAATCAATAGAAGTAGAAACATCTACAGCTTCTCATCAATTAGTTGAAGAGTGTATGCTTTTAGCAAATATTGAAGCCAGTAAAAAAGTAAATAAAATTGGAATTTATAGAATTCATGAAGAACCACCTTTTAAAGCTATCTCAAAACTTGTTGACGATGTGAATATTTTAGGAGTTAATGTTAAACTTCAAAGTGATGTGCACGATACAATTACTCATATTCAGCAAAAAGCAAAAATATCTATGATGGGTTCTGAAATTGATGAATTAATAATTCAAGCTCAAACACAAGCAAAATATTCTTCAAAGAATTTAGGACATTTTGGTTTAGGTTTCTCTTCTTATTCTCATTTTACTTCTCCTATTAGGAGATATTCAGATTTAGTGTTACATAGAATTTTAAAAACAAAACAAACACCAAATAATATAGATGATATTTGTGAACATATTTCTTTAAATGAAAGAAAAGTTGATCAACTTGTTTGGGATTTTGAAGATAGAGTTTATGCAAGATGGGCAGCATCACACATAGAAGAAGAGATAAAAGTTAAAGTTGTAGATACTCAAAAAGCTAAGGCTGTGTGTTATGAAAAAATTGTGGGAATGAAAGTAGTTTTAGAAAATTATAAAGGACAGAAATTATTTTCAAAAATGAAAGTGAAAATAAAATCTGCCAATATTATAACAAAAGTTATAATCGCTACTATAATTTAG
- the fliW gene encoding flagellar assembly protein FliW, with protein MYNVVLPIAGFEDFKSLKVEKIDDFASFLVFDEKTKIAVVNINYLNKVKFDFQIDQEVLKKMNINSKDDFDIYFCVVSQEPVENSIINLVSPIFINEKDKLVGQYITVEKVDPLFASIKECAKL; from the coding sequence ATGTATAACGTAGTTCTTCCTATAGCAGGATTTGAAGATTTTAAGAGTTTAAAAGTTGAGAAAATTGATGATTTTGCATCATTCTTAGTTTTTGATGAAAAGACTAAAATTGCAGTTGTTAATATTAACTATTTAAATAAAGTTAAATTTGATTTCCAAATAGACCAAGAGGTATTAAAGAAAATGAACATCAACTCAAAAGATGATTTTGATATTTATTTTTGTGTTGTTTCTCAAGAACCTGTTGAAAACTCAATCATCAATCTTGTTTCGCCAATTTTCATTAATGAAAAAGACAAATTAGTAGGACAATATATAACTGTAGAAAAAGTTGATCCACTATTTGCCTCAATTAAAGAGTGTGCTAAATTATAG
- the holA gene encoding DNA polymerase III subunit delta: MYKNEFDNYLKQNKRFKSYLFYGQSTFLIEQYSLAIAQMFGNSDEIEKMYFEEYDFKYAKDKLLQSSLFSSNNILLIKVEKKIPKKEVDSLVDACNKNPDSTLIFACLGDSEFKTMENSFSLKTNSVAVRFFLPTDLEALKFLEYEAKMLQIKYEISALNHLYFMHKSDLSLCVNDLRKLAILDELLTVNVIDNNCFGIGSVNFEEFLHDLISGKDISDDLSLILEEGMNEIFLLNQVTSFVQQLFMISSYARTIGQPNPKDILGFIPPKNVWEKKSKLAINIKPEIFQEILNYLLNIELELKSSKIDNQSLYLQSSLRKFTVLFR; this comes from the coding sequence ATGTATAAAAATGAATTTGATAATTATTTAAAACAAAATAAAAGATTTAAATCCTATCTGTTTTACGGACAATCTACTTTTTTAATTGAACAATATTCATTGGCAATTGCCCAAATGTTTGGAAATTCAGATGAAATTGAAAAGATGTATTTTGAAGAGTATGATTTTAAATATGCAAAAGATAAATTGTTACAATCATCACTATTCTCTTCAAATAATATATTGTTGATAAAAGTTGAAAAAAAAATACCTAAAAAAGAAGTAGATAGTTTAGTAGATGCTTGTAATAAGAATCCTGATAGTACGCTTATTTTTGCTTGTTTGGGAGATAGTGAATTTAAAACAATGGAAAATAGTTTTTCTTTAAAGACAAATTCAGTTGCTGTTAGATTTTTTTTACCAACAGATTTAGAAGCTCTAAAATTTTTAGAATATGAAGCTAAAATGCTTCAGATTAAGTATGAAATAAGTGCTTTGAATCATCTATATTTTATGCATAAAAGTGATTTATCTTTATGTGTAAATGATTTAAGAAAATTAGCAATTTTAGATGAATTATTAACAGTAAATGTAATTGACAATAATTGTTTTGGAATAGGAAGTGTGAATTTTGAAGAATTTTTGCATGATTTAATAAGTGGAAAAGATATTAGTGATGATTTAAGTTTAATTTTAGAAGAAGGAATGAATGAGATTTTTTTACTAAATCAAGTTACTTCTTTTGTTCAGCAACTTTTTATGATAAGCTCGTATGCAAGAACTATTGGACAACCAAATCCTAAGGATATTTTAGGATTTATTCCTCCAAAAAATGTTTGGGAAAAAAAATCAAAACTTGCAATTAATATCAAGCCAGAAATATTTCAAGAGATATTAAATTATTTATTAAATATAGAATTAGAATTAAAATCATCAAAAATAGATAATCAAAGTTTATATCTTCAGTCATCTCTAAGAAAGTTTACAGTTTTATTTAGATAG
- the rpsF gene encoding 30S ribosomal protein S6, producing the protein MSKIKHYETMFILKPTLTEEETVAQIDSIRSIIEKNGGEIAAFENVGIKELAYEIEKCKRGYYYVIYFKGNPSGIAEIERNYRINENLIRFIFIKYDSKKEVASWTKMSEEAAKKASK; encoded by the coding sequence ATGTCAAAAATCAAACATTACGAAACAATGTTTATCTTAAAGCCTACATTAACTGAAGAAGAAACTGTAGCACAAATCGATAGCATCAGATCTATCATTGAAAAAAATGGTGGAGAAATTGCAGCATTTGAAAACGTTGGAATCAAAGAATTAGCTTATGAAATCGAGAAATGTAAAAGAGGTTACTACTATGTAATCTATTTTAAAGGTAATCCATCTGGTATTGCAGAAATCGAAAGAAATTACAGAATCAATGAAAACTTAATTAGATTTATTTTCATTAAGTATGATAGTAAAAAAGAAGTAGCTTCTTGGACTAAAATGAGTGAAGAGGCAGCTAAAAAAGCTAGCAAATAA
- a CDS encoding single-stranded DNA-binding protein yields MYNKVIMVGNLTRDIELRYLPSGSAIAKSAIATSYKYKSATGEQKDEVCFLDFNIFGRSAEVANQYLKKGSKVLLEGRLVFEQWTAQDGSTRSRHSLRVDAMKMLDSKGASDMTGDTQSYTPQGGYNSPASISYDEPSHDSYGGMNNSQPKQKIEQRIPEIDIDEDEIPF; encoded by the coding sequence ATGTATAATAAAGTAATAATGGTAGGAAATTTAACTAGAGATATTGAATTAAGATATTTACCATCAGGTTCAGCAATTGCTAAATCTGCAATAGCTACATCTTATAAGTATAAATCTGCAACAGGGGAACAAAAAGATGAAGTTTGTTTTTTAGATTTTAATATCTTTGGGAGATCTGCTGAAGTTGCTAATCAATACTTAAAAAAAGGTTCTAAAGTTCTATTAGAAGGAAGACTTGTTTTTGAGCAATGGACAGCACAAGATGGAAGTACAAGAAGTAGACACTCATTAAGAGTTGATGCTATGAAAATGTTAGATTCTAAAGGTGCTTCTGATATGACAGGTGATACCCAAAGTTATACTCCTCAGGGAGGTTATAATTCACCTGCATCTATCTCTTATGATGAACCTTCACATGATAGTTATGGTGGTATGAATAATTCTCAACCAAAACAAAAGATTGAGCAAAGAATACCTGAAATTGATATAGACGAAGACGAAATACCGTTTTAG
- the rpsR gene encoding 30S ribosomal protein S18, whose product MAERRKYGKKYCKYTEMKVDFIDYKNTDLLKLSMSERGKIMPRRLTGNSKNAQEMVEKAIKRARHMALVPYIVDTKNITDSAYARSFY is encoded by the coding sequence ATGGCTGAAAGAAGAAAATACGGAAAAAAATATTGTAAATATACTGAAATGAAAGTTGATTTCATTGATTATAAAAATACAGATTTATTAAAATTATCTATGAGTGAAAGAGGTAAAATTATGCCTAGAAGACTTACAGGTAACTCTAAAAATGCACAAGAAATGGTAGAAAAAGCAATCAAAAGAGCTAGACATATGGCATTAGTTCCTTATATTGTTGATACAAAAAATATCACAGATTCTGCATACGCAAGATCATTCTATTAA
- the cysS gene encoding cysteine--tRNA ligase produces the protein MNKLHIYDSVKKEKVEFNPIIEGKVKIYVCGPTVYDDSHLGHARSAIAFDLLHRVLKANNYEVIMTKNFTDIDDKIIKKMHDTSKSLEEITTTYIDAYKADMKALNILDNTIEPKATENLEVMKNMIENLISKDIAYKTSDSVYFDTSKDSSYGTLSHKSSDENSIARVEINNEKRNPSDFALWKFAKINDVSFEAPFGLGRPGWHIECSAMIEKHLAYKNTTYQIDIHGGGADLLFPHHENEAAQTRCSSGQNLAKYWMHNGFVNIDGEKMSKSLGNSFFLKDVLKSYSGEVIRFYLMSAHYRANFNFNEEDLIASKKRLDKLYRVKKRVYGIEISSVNKKFEEDMLSALNDDMNTSMALSIIDEMINIANDRLDVNPKDKNLKKELISNINFIEEILGVGGSDAYSYFQFGIDESTKDKIEDLINQRNEAKKNKDFTNADKIRDELTSMEISLMDTINGTVWEKL, from the coding sequence ATGAATAAATTACACATATATGATTCAGTAAAAAAAGAAAAAGTAGAATTTAACCCTATTATAGAAGGTAAGGTTAAAATCTATGTTTGTGGACCTACTGTTTATGATGATTCTCATTTAGGTCATGCAAGAAGTGCAATAGCTTTTGATTTACTTCATAGAGTTTTAAAAGCAAATAATTATGAAGTTATCATGACTAAAAATTTTACTGATATTGATGACAAAATCATAAAAAAAATGCATGATACTTCAAAATCATTAGAAGAGATTACAACAACTTATATAGATGCCTATAAAGCTGATATGAAAGCCTTAAATATTCTAGACAATACGATTGAGCCAAAAGCCACTGAAAACTTAGAAGTAATGAAAAATATGATTGAAAACCTTATTTCAAAAGATATTGCTTATAAAACTAGTGATAGTGTATATTTTGATACATCTAAAGATAGTTCATACGGAACTCTTTCTCATAAGTCAAGTGATGAAAACTCTATTGCTAGAGTTGAAATTAATAATGAAAAAAGAAATCCTTCTGATTTTGCACTTTGGAAATTCGCAAAAATAAATGATGTTAGTTTTGAAGCTCCTTTTGGATTGGGTCGACCAGGATGGCATATTGAATGTTCTGCTATGATTGAAAAGCATTTGGCTTATAAAAATACTACTTATCAAATAGATATTCATGGTGGCGGTGCTGATTTACTTTTCCCACATCACGAAAATGAAGCAGCGCAAACAAGATGTTCATCAGGACAAAATCTAGCGAAATACTGGATGCATAATGGTTTTGTAAATATTGATGGTGAAAAAATGTCTAAATCATTAGGAAATTCATTTTTCCTAAAAGATGTTCTAAAATCATATAGTGGTGAAGTTATTAGATTTTATTTAATGTCTGCACATTATAGAGCTAATTTTAATTTCAATGAAGAAGATTTAATTGCTTCTAAAAAAAGACTTGACAAACTTTATAGAGTCAAAAAAAGAGTTTATGGTATAGAAATTTCTTCTGTAAATAAAAAATTCGAAGAAGATATGCTAAGCGCTTTAAATGATGATATGAATACTTCTATGGCTTTATCTATAATTGATGAAATGATAAATATCGCAAATGATAGGTTAGATGTAAATCCAAAAGATAAAAATCTAAAAAAAGAGCTAATTTCAAATATAAATTTTATAGAAGAAATTTTAGGAGTTGGAGGAAGTGATGCTTATTCATATTTTCAATTTGGAATCGATGAATCTACTAAAGATAAAATAGAAGATTTAATAAATCAAAGAAATGAAGCTAAAAAAAATAAAGATTTTACAAATGCAGATAAAATTAGAGATGAATTAACTTCTATGGAAATATCTTTGATGGATACAATAAATGGAACAGTTTGGGAAAAGCTATAA
- the nusA gene encoding transcription termination factor NusA, with translation MDKIIDILDSIAYEKGLKIDDVENALKEALIKTAEKMVDATLTFDANIDRANKRLELFQKIEVVSEDDERLLANAVNKYGEPLNYENYITLEEAKEIDPDLEIGDFMNYDLEFENMGRNAATILHSNFEFRLQRFIEENIVSKYKEKIGKTVSGVVTRIDKQDNTYIEIGEVKGILQRKSRIKGESFKVGDTLKAVVKGVSIDKANGLLVDISRTSPKFLENLLTLEVPELKDKKVTIEASARIPGTRSKIALSTIDGQIDPIGAVVGVKGVRIGSVSKQLHGENIDCVEFSTIPEMFISRALSPAMVNSVKIEKAPSNGEKGKAIVTIPSDQKSKAIGKAGLNIRLASMLTKYDIELVEIASLNSNSTETQNIEEKTTDTASLEALFK, from the coding sequence ATGGATAAAATAATAGATATTTTAGATTCAATCGCATATGAGAAAGGTCTCAAAATTGATGATGTTGAAAATGCACTAAAAGAAGCTTTAATTAAAACTGCAGAAAAAATGGTTGATGCTACATTAACTTTTGATGCGAATATTGATAGAGCAAATAAAAGACTTGAATTATTTCAAAAAATTGAAGTAGTTTCTGAAGATGACGAAAGGTTACTTGCAAATGCTGTCAACAAATATGGAGAACCTTTAAATTATGAAAATTATATTACTTTAGAAGAAGCAAAAGAAATTGACCCAGATTTAGAAATCGGTGATTTTATGAACTATGATTTAGAATTTGAAAACATGGGAAGAAATGCAGCAACAATATTGCATAGTAATTTCGAATTTAGACTGCAAAGATTTATTGAAGAAAATATTGTAAGTAAGTATAAAGAAAAAATTGGAAAAACAGTTTCTGGTGTAGTTACAAGAATTGATAAACAAGATAATACATATATTGAAATTGGTGAAGTAAAAGGTATCCTACAAAGAAAAAGCAGAATAAAAGGTGAAAGTTTTAAAGTAGGAGATACACTTAAAGCTGTTGTAAAAGGTGTTAGTATTGATAAAGCTAATGGATTACTAGTTGATATTTCAAGAACTTCACCAAAATTTTTAGAAAACTTATTGACTTTGGAAGTGCCTGAATTAAAAGACAAAAAAGTAACTATTGAAGCAAGTGCTAGAATTCCTGGAACTAGATCTAAAATTGCCCTTTCAACAATTGATGGACAAATTGACCCAATTGGTGCTGTTGTTGGAGTAAAAGGTGTTAGAATTGGTTCAGTTTCAAAACAACTTCATGGAGAAAATATTGATTGCGTTGAATTTTCAACAATTCCTGAAATGTTTATTTCAAGAGCACTATCACCTGCAATGGTAAATAGTGTTAAAATAGAAAAAGCTCCAAGTAATGGTGAAAAAGGAAAAGCAATAGTAACAATTCCTAGTGACCAAAAATCAAAGGCTATTGGAAAAGCTGGACTAAATATTAGACTTGCTTCTATGCTTACTAAATATGATATAGAATTAGTTGAAATTGCATCTTTAAATTCAAATTCAACTGAAACACAAAATATTGAAGAAAAAACTACTGATACAGCCTCTTTAGAAGCCCTATTTAAGTAA
- a CDS encoding HP0268 family nuclease, translating into MELLFARNELNEKPKKVQLEKIKEELAKNAQKIFYFDRDNSHKDMMALVDALEKDGFNVYFREIKYGLAEDEYMYEVHAL; encoded by the coding sequence ATGGAATTATTATTTGCAAGAAATGAGTTGAATGAAAAACCAAAAAAAGTGCAATTAGAAAAAATAAAAGAAGAATTAGCTAAGAATGCTCAGAAGATATTCTATTTTGATAGGGATAATTCTCATAAAGATATGATGGCATTGGTAGATGCTTTAGAAAAAGATGGATTTAACGTATATTTTAGAGAAATAAAATATGGTTTAGCAGAAGATGAGTATATGTATGAGGTTCATGCACTTTAA
- the miaB gene encoding tRNA (N6-isopentenyl adenosine(37)-C2)-methylthiotransferase MiaB, whose translation MSQNKKLFIQTLGCQMNDTDSQHIQAELEKHKGYVATDKLEDADLIIINTCSVREKPVQKLFSEIGQFNKKKKDGAKIGVCGCTASHLGQDIIKRAPYVDFVVGARNISKIKDVVDVKGSVEVSIDNDESTYEFSTAKTNQYRASVNISVGCDKKCTYCIVPSTRGEEISIPPEMIVEQVRKSVEQGAVEVMLLGQNVNSYGRRFSDKREKYTFTKLLQDVSKVEGLERIRFTSPHPLHMDDEFIEEFAKNPKISKCIHMPLQSGSTEVLKAMKRGYTKEWFLNRASKMRELIPNLRITTDIIVAFPGETHEDFLDTLDVVNQVKFDQIFNFKYSPRPGTEALNLKDKELPDEIGSERLIELIELHKRHLEETMPSYIGKTLNVLVESLKPNGEVCGFTDSYLQVFTKGSDELLGKFVDVKITEATRTSLKGEIL comes from the coding sequence ATGAGTCAAAATAAAAAATTATTTATACAAACTTTAGGGTGTCAAATGAATGACACTGATAGTCAACATATACAAGCTGAACTTGAAAAACACAAAGGTTATGTGGCAACTGACAAATTAGAAGATGCTGATTTGATTATTATTAATACTTGTTCAGTAAGAGAAAAGCCTGTTCAAAAACTTTTTTCAGAAATTGGACAATTTAATAAAAAGAAAAAAGATGGTGCAAAAATTGGAGTTTGTGGTTGTACAGCTTCACATTTAGGTCAAGATATTATAAAAAGAGCACCATATGTTGATTTTGTTGTTGGTGCAAGGAATATTTCAAAAATAAAAGATGTAGTTGATGTAAAAGGTTCTGTTGAAGTATCAATTGATAATGATGAATCAACTTATGAATTTTCAACGGCAAAAACAAATCAATACAGAGCAAGTGTAAATATTTCTGTTGGTTGTGATAAGAAATGTACTTATTGTATTGTTCCAAGTACTCGTGGTGAAGAGATATCTATTCCACCTGAAATGATTGTTGAACAGGTTAGAAAATCAGTTGAACAAGGTGCTGTTGAAGTTATGCTTTTAGGACAAAATGTAAATTCTTACGGAAGAAGATTTAGTGATAAAAGAGAAAAATATACTTTTACAAAACTTTTACAAGATGTTTCAAAAGTTGAAGGTTTAGAAAGAATTAGATTTACATCTCCTCACCCTTTACATATGGATGATGAATTTATTGAAGAATTTGCAAAAAACCCAAAAATTTCAAAATGTATTCATATGCCTTTACAAAGTGGTTCAACTGAAGTTTTAAAAGCTATGAAAAGAGGATATACAAAAGAATGGTTTTTAAATAGAGCTTCTAAAATGAGAGAATTAATTCCAAATTTAAGAATTACAACAGATATTATTGTAGCATTTCCTGGAGAAACTCATGAGGATTTTCTTGATACTTTAGATGTGGTAAATCAAGTGAAATTTGACCAAATTTTTAATTTTAAATATTCTCCTAGACCTGGAACAGAAGCTTTAAATTTAAAAGATAAAGAACTTCCAGATGAAATTGGAAGTGAAAGACTTATCGAATTAATAGAACTTCATAAAAGACATCTTGAAGAGACAATGCCAAGTTATATTGGAAAAACTTTAAATGTATTGGTTGAGAGTTTAAAACCAAATGGTGAAGTTTGTGGATTTACTGATAGTTATCTACAAGTATTTACAAAAGGAAGTGATGAACTTTTAGGAAAATTTGTAGATGTTAAAATCACTGAAGCAACTAGAACTTCTTTGAAGGGTGAAATTTTATAA
- a CDS encoding lysophospholipid acyltransferase family protein, whose translation MLKYFKLNILPYILYYLVRVIYLTNKKVYHHPKDDGKPIIICMWHGDLLSQIYNYFTFRKDGNVKAMISHNKDGEIIAKLAANFRIGAVRGSTSKGAAKALISAIKELKEGNDLAITPDGPRGPRYSVADGIIAIAQKTDSKIVCFNTVPSKYWQFNSWDKFVLPKPFGRIDFYISEPFDIKNLQFEEAREVIKTKMLIHALP comes from the coding sequence ATGCTTAAATACTTTAAATTAAATATTCTACCTTATATTTTATATTATCTAGTTAGAGTTATTTATTTAACTAATAAAAAAGTATATCATCATCCAAAAGATGATGGTAAACCTATTATTATATGTATGTGGCATGGAGATTTATTATCTCAAATTTATAATTATTTTACTTTTAGAAAAGATGGAAATGTAAAAGCTATGATAAGCCATAATAAAGATGGAGAAATAATAGCTAAATTAGCAGCAAATTTTAGAATTGGTGCAGTTCGTGGTTCTACTTCAAAAGGTGCTGCAAAAGCTCTTATAAGTGCTATAAAAGAGCTTAAAGAAGGTAATGATTTAGCAATAACTCCTGATGGACCAAGAGGTCCTAGATATAGTGTTGCTGATGGAATTATTGCTATTGCACAAAAAACTGATTCAAAAATTGTTTGTTTTAATACTGTTCCATCAAAATATTGGCAATTTAATTCATGGGATAAATTTGTTTTACCAAAACCTTTTGGTAGAATAGACTTTTATATTAGTGAACCTTTTGATATAAAGAACTTGCAATTTGAAGAGGCAAGAGAAGTTATCAAAACTAAAATGCTAATACATGCACTACCTTAA
- the mqnE gene encoding aminofutalosine synthase MqnE yields MSIIEKLEKNIRLEYEDAIKLYDLDLFTLATYANKIRVEKHGKKTYFNINRHINPTNICKDVCQFCAYSASRKNPHQYTLSHEEILEIVKNSSKNNIKEVHIVSAHNPHTGLQWYMDVFKKIKDNFPSIHVKALTAAEIHFLSTEYKLTYEELIDMMIKHGIDSMPGGGAEIFDEKVRKKICGGKVTSEQWLEIHKLWHQKGRKSNATMLFGHVEDRNHRIDHMLRLRNLQDLTGGFNAFIPLVFQTENNYLKVKEPLTGQEILKTYAIARILLDNIPNIKAYWATSTVKLALIAQEFGANDVDGTIEKESIQSAAGASSANGIAQLEFVDLIKNSGFIPVERDSIYNELKTW; encoded by the coding sequence ATGAGTATTATAGAAAAATTAGAAAAAAATATAAGACTAGAATATGAAGACGCAATTAAATTATATGATTTAGATCTTTTTACTCTAGCAACTTATGCAAATAAAATTAGAGTTGAAAAACATGGTAAAAAGACTTATTTTAATATAAATAGACATATTAATCCCACAAATATTTGTAAAGATGTTTGTCAATTTTGTGCATATAGTGCAAGTAGAAAAAATCCTCATCAATATACACTAAGTCATGAAGAGATACTTGAAATTGTTAAAAATTCATCTAAAAATAATATAAAAGAAGTACATATTGTATCAGCTCATAATCCTCATACTGGATTACAATGGTATATGGATGTTTTTAAAAAAATTAAAGATAATTTTCCATCAATTCATGTAAAAGCACTAACAGCAGCAGAAATTCACTTTTTAAGTACAGAGTATAAACTCACCTATGAAGAGTTGATAGATATGATGATTAAACATGGTATCGATTCCATGCCAGGTGGTGGAGCTGAAATTTTTGATGAAAAAGTACGAAAAAAGATTTGTGGTGGAAAAGTTACTTCAGAGCAATGGTTAGAAATCCATAAGCTTTGGCATCAAAAAGGAAGAAAATCAAATGCAACTATGCTTTTTGGACATGTAGAAGATAGAAATCATAGAATTGACCATATGTTAAGACTTAGAAATTTACAGGATTTAACAGGAGGATTTAATGCTTTTATTCCTTTAGTTTTCCAAACAGAAAATAATTACTTAAAAGTAAAAGAACCTTTGACAGGACAAGAGATTCTAAAAACATACGCAATAGCAAGAATATTACTTGATAATATTCCAAATATAAAAGCTTATTGGGCAACTTCTACTGTAAAGTTAGCTTTAATAGCTCAAGAATTTGGAGCAAATGATGTTGATGGAACTATTGAAAAAGAGTCAATACAAAGTGCAGCAGGTGCTTCTAGTGCAAATGGTATTGCACAACTTGAATTTGTTGATTTAATTAAAAATTCTGGATTTATTCCTGTTGAAAGAGATTCTATTTATAATGAGCTAAAAACTTGGTAA